Genomic DNA from Nicotiana tabacum cultivar K326 chromosome 21, ASM71507v2, whole genome shotgun sequence:
TGGATCAAATGGATAAAATATTGCATCTCCACTGTTAGATTCTCAATTCTTATTAATGTATCTCCTAAAGGATTCTTTCCTGCACACAGAGGTTTAAGACAAGGAGATCCTCTGTCTCCTTTTCTATTCATATTATCAATGGAAGGTCTTAACAATATGGTCAATACATCAAGAAATCAGAGTTGGATCAAAGGTTTTGAGGTAGCCAAAAATGGAAACAATAGTCTGGAGGATACGCATCTCCAGTATGCTGATGACACTTTAATATTTTATGATACAAAATAGGAATAACTGAGGTTCCTGAGAATTATCTTGGTACTATTTGAAGGCATTTTAGGATTGCACATCAATTGGAGAAAAAGCCATTTGTTCCCCATCAATGAAGTTCCTGAAATGGAGCAACTGGCACTGATCGTGGGTGGAGAAGTAGGAAGCCTACTTACTATTTACCTTGGTATGCCCTTGAGTCTAAATCTAAGGTGATTTGGAATTCTATTATTGAAAAATGTGAAAAAAAGCTGGCTAGATGAAAATTCCAATATTTGTCTTTGGGAGGTAGACTCACCTTGATCAACTCAGTCTTAGATTCTATTCCAACATACATGATGTCTTTATTTCCCATTCCTGCAGGGGTTACTCAGAGACTTGATAGACTTAGAAGATCCTTTCTATGGcaaggaaacaaagaaaaaagggTTGTTCATTTGGTTAAGTGAAAATCTCTTACAATTGGCAAAGATCATGGTGGTTTAGGCATTAGGAACCTGAAGAACCAAAACAAGGCCCTAAAGATGAAATGATTATGGAGGTACTCATAGGAAATTGAAACCTTATGGGGCAAGGTAATCAAACCTAAATATGGAGCGGAAGGAAAGTAGGTATCAAAGGTAGTTAATACAACATATGGAGTTAGTTTATGAAAGTCCATTAGGTCACTTTGGCCTATGATGAAGAGTCATTCTTCCATCAGAGTAAGTAATGGCAACAAAACTTCCTTTTGGAAGGATAACTGGTTGGGAGTTGGTTGTTTAAAGGAACTTTTTCCTGATATATATGATTTGGTTCAACATCAACATAGAACAATAGCTGAAGTATGGACTCCCCAAGGTTGGGATCTTATATTTAGGAGGATGTTAAATGACTGGGAGGTGGTTAGGTTGACTGAGTTTTACAAGCAATTAGAAGACTTTAAAGGGTTACAGAGTGGGGTGGATACACTATGGTGGCAGGGATACAACAAAGGTATGTATAAGGTGAGTTCAGCATACAAACTCTTAAACCATTCAAATCAGCAATTAACTAATTGGCCATGGAAGGATATTTGAAAAGTAAAAGTTCCATATAAGGTAGCTTGTTTTACTTGGCTGCTAACATATGAGGTTGTCTTGACCTAAGACAATCTTAAAAAGAGAGGGATTCCACTTTGTTCAAGGTGCTTTCTATACGGGGAAACAGCTGAGACAATCGGCCATCTATTTCTTCACTGCAGGACAACAGATCAGCTATGTAAAATCTTTATTAATCCCAGAGGTATAGCTTGGACAATGCCTAGTAAGATTACTGAAGTGCTTTTTAGCTGGGATGAAGCTGGAGCTGGAGCAAGAGATAGAGATAGACGGAGGACTGTCCCAACATGTATTTGGTGGACAATTTGGAAAGAAAGAAATTTTAGATGTTTTTAGGACAAAAGCAACTCAGTACAGAAGATCATAGTAAATTgtgttttacttttttatttttggtgtaaacAGAGCTACACAGAGGACATTATGTCAATCCTAGATATTATACAACTTTTCTAGGACTGCATAGCagaacttttcttttcttttgcctaCTTATAAATAAGGTTTCAGTACAACCTATGTACTGATTTGATTAATATATACAAATATGTTACCATCTCCataaaaaaacataattttaatATTTAAGTCATAAATATCTACTTAATAAACAAATAATTTAAACATGTATTGGTAAGTTGTAAAGCTTGAAATTAGTGTAAGTTTTCCTTTGGCCATTGATTCtggtttcattttttttaaaattaaaaatattgtttgtttatgaaatatgaacatattttggGGGAAACAAATCAAAAAAGTTTCCCAAAACTGGTTTAGGGCAGTTCTTGAGTGAAattttttcttccactcacaaaacttcaatttttctttaaataaaatgcatgtccaaacatgacttaaactttcaaaaaatatttttcaatacaacttcaaaaactcttttttcaagtttcaatcaaatctatgtCCACACGCTAGCTAAGTGTATGCAAATTGACATGAATAAAAATGTACATAACTTGTTTTCCCTCAATAAtatgaaattaattaaattttaaattaaaatattttgtcACTAttttctttgggtcatttttggcCTTATAAATCACTTTCCATCTAATTCGGCATTTTTGGGTCTCATTGCCTATCACACTTTTCATTCATATTATCTTCCATTCACTCATTTCCGctgagaaaaaaaaaaatcactcatTTCCTAGTTCCTACCAACACTACCCTTTCTCCTCTGTAGCGGCTCCCTTTCATTTTTTGAGGGCATTTTCATCTGTCGGTGGTATAtacccttttccttcttctttctcatttttgatttcattTGGTTTCTTACTGCCTATTTGATCTCGTTCAATGCATCTTTTTTTAATGCTTGAGTTTGATTAtagttctttttaaaaaaaaaattcaacgaGAAGAGTTTTGGCATTCTTAATTGATTAATACTATGTTGCTTTTCTGTTTTATTCAAGATTTTCCCCTTCCCGAAATAGAAAGTGTGGAATTGCAGTTTGATCATTCGATTTCAGGGTAAACCTTAAATTGGAGCTATGATTTTACATTTCTGTGGTTAGAAAATATATCAGTAGTTTTTTAATCCTAACATTAAAAAGGATGAAAAATGAGGAAATAACTCGAAGAAATAATGTTAAAATGTCTGCAGAATACTGAAAACCTGATATTTGGGTGTTTGACATCTTCTTGTATGGGAATAAAAAGGAAAAGTTTATTACTCTTCATTTGTTGCCACTAACCCCTTTTGGCTAATTAATAGATTAATCTGACTCTCTCATTAGAAGGGGAACCTTGGAGCAACGGTTAAGTTGTCTTTTGTGTGACCTGtaggtcatgggttcgagccgtggaatcagccACGTATGCTTGTATTAGGATAGGCTGCCTACATTacaccccttggggtgcggccctttTCCGGACCCTACGTGAACCTTGGAGCAACGGTTAAGTTGTCTTCTGTGTGACCTGTAGGTCATGGGTTCGAGTCGTGGAATCAGTAAGCCTATCCAAAAATTAATAACTAATCATGAAATCttacaaacaaacaaaatattgTAATAGTAATACATGTGTAGAGATAATTAAAAGTTTTAAAccggaaaagagaaaaaataggcTTCTGAACGTGAAATCAATAGGTAATTTGTCCTGGTGACTTCAATATCTTAAATAAATTATTGATATTGACTTCAatatacatatcaacaactttatgcaTTGGaactaataaaaaaattataactaAAGTTTTAGTTAAGTGCAAAatcttaaaattttaagaaaaataatttaatataattttgtcCAATATAAGTACTATTAAAAGTTGCTAAAAATGGTATGCTTGTATTAGGATAGGCTGCCTACATTacaccccttggggtgcggccctttTCCGGACCCTACGTGAACCTTGGAGCAACGGTTAAGTTGTCTTCTGTGTGACCTGTAGGTCATGGGTTCGAGTCGTGGAATCAGTAAGCCTATCCAAAAATTAATAACTAATCATGAAATCTTACAaccccttggggtgcggcccttttccggaccctgcgtgaacgcCTTGGAGCCACTATTAAGTTGTCTTCTGTGTGACCTGtaggtcatgggttcgagccgGGGAATCAGCCATGTATGCTTGTATTAGGATAGGCTGCTTACATTACACCCCCTTGGGATGCGGCCCTTTccggaccctgcgtgaacgcgtgatgctttgtgcatcgggctgccctttTAATCTGACTCTCATTAGAATCCTGTGcgatattttggtttcggagctttTGTAATGAGGCATTTAGAATAGAGCACTTTGACAACTACTACTATGCCTTAATGCCAAGCTAGTTATGGCCGAAAGTGGATCATAAATCAGTCTGTTGAGTACACATAGAAAAAGTCCATTGGATTTGAAGTTTGGTTTCAAAAATGACATGAACACCAGTAAGTTCTCCCAAGTTATTAACAAGAAACTGGAACAGTAACACGGCGATATCTTGAACCCTATTTTCAAATGTAAACCGGAAAATCTATATGATCAGTCTGTAAATCTATCCTAAAAGCATCATTATAGGTCGAGAATATATGTTTGTGTTAAGAAATATTTACTATAGGTTGAGCATGATCTTGCCTTCTTATTCTAGGGCTACTGCATCCCTGGATTAGTGGATAAGCAATTAAACTTGTGTATGAGCTTCCAGCATTCTTGCACAAAGCATTTCTCCATAACAATATTTTTCTCCTATTAGTAGCAACACAAATGATACATGCTCAATGTTTTACTGAAGATTTTGGCCTGTAATAGTGTTTTTAGAATAGATTTACACACTGCATATTCAGATATTTCTTCTGATCTAGACAAGTTGAGTTCGACAGACTGGACATTTAGGATTTTCTTCTAATCCTGGTGTATACTCTTCTGTATTTAGTGAACAGAAATGAAAACAGAATTGGTACTTGGCTGTTGAGCTtaaagggggagggggagggggagggggagggaatACTTTGTTTTTATGTTATCTGGCATGGCGTTATGTTTCCATCTGATACCTTCCATTTTTATGtgagactaaaaagaaaattgaaaatgaCTAGGAAACGTGATATTTTCTCACAGAAGTGCATTTTTCAAATCCTTTTATCCAAATGGAGTGTTTGGGGTGGTTTAGCTAATAATCTAGGTTTATCTATTTAAATTTTGGGAAGCAATAAGCCAATAACAAGCTTTTCCCCCCTCTTTATACAACTTGAACTAGTAAGTAAATCTTTCATTGATTGGTTCAGAAAGGACAGACTCAAGCCAAAAGAAATGAAACTTCGTAGGGCTTTGTTTAGTGCTCGAATGGAGGGTCTTTAAATGGGACTAGGGCTTTGTATCCAATCCATGCCGCTTGCTTTCATACTCTCACTCCTATTTAAAGctcaaaaaggaagaaaataggaGAAAACAATGACATGCTTTCCTGGTTAGCTTTTTAATTTTGCACAGAATTAATGATCAATTCACCAAATCGGACATTAGTTACTGCCATTTGTACATATCATGTAGTTTGCTGATAAACATAGATGTTTCAGTCCGTTGTGCACTTTTTGAGGCGATTaattgattttgaaattttttcgtTAACAGATTTCATGCCTATTACCCGTGTTGAATCCGATGAAGATGTTTCCTTTAAGAAGAGAAACTCAGTTACCTCTGAAAATATGGCGTCCTGTTTTGATTGCAACATCTGCCTTGACTCAGCACATGATCCTGTAGTCACCCTCTGCGGTCACCTCTACTGCTGGCCTTGCATTTACAAGTGGATCCAGATTGAGAGCTCTACACCAGGATCCGAAGAAAAACCTAAATGTCCAGTCTGCAAAGCTCATGTCTCAAATTCCTCACTGGTGCCTCTCTATGGTCGTGGGACATCATCACTGGAGTCTGAATCGAAGAAGTCTCAAGTTAACATGGACATACCTCATAGGCCTCAAGCGATTGGGACAATCACACCGCATAATTCACTGTCTCCAACTTCTCACGTAAATCAGCAATTTCATCAATCTTCTGTCAATCCTCCACAACCGTCATTTCAACATTACCGGCCATACTTGCCCCAAGCCTTTGGTAGCTATGCAGCTATGGCTCCGTCTAGCTTTGGGGGCACTGCAATGACCAGTTTGTTCAGCCCAGTGGCTGGTGTGTTTGGAGAAATATTTTCTGCGAGAATGTTTGGAAGCTCAGGCGCAAGATTAATTGCTTATCCTCATCCTAGCCCTTACCTCATCCCGGGAAGTGGtagccctagagtgagaaggcaAGAAATGCAGGTGGACAAATTTCTTAACAGATTGTCCCTCTTTCTTTTCTGCTGCTTTATCTTGTGTCTCCTCCTGTTTTGAGGGTCATATAATGTTTCTCTTCATCATACATTTGTACAAAATATGTGACTGCTTACAACAGTCTGGGAGTAGTTCATAGTAGAAAAACATAGACTACTTAAGAGATTTAACAGAAATAGCTTTACACCATGCAAACATTGCTTCATTCCCTTCTCTTTATGCCTCTTTGGCAAAAGGATATTGTTCTTCAGAAGGTAGTAAGACAATTAAACATGCTCTGTGTTTGTTCTATCATAGATCTTCTGTTAATGTATTAGTTGCCATTGCAGATGATAATCATTTTGGTTGTCTTGGCCTGACATTTGTTCTATCATAGTACTTCGGGTTTTTACTATATGTGTAcgaaattttaaacttatttacctGGTTTTAGTTGGGTTTCCTATTTACAAAAAGTAACTAAAGTTTttaacaaaatatatacaaatccggTCAAAAGCTACAATTTGTGTACAACTTGAATTTTTTGTTGTACGGAATCTGGTCAAAAGTTATAATTTACATACATCTTACATATAACTTGTATCAAATTGTGTTCTTTGTATATATCTTGTATGTCGtttatataacatacaaaatatatacaatttattaatatcttctttttcgagttttaatataaaatttcaaCCAAAACAAACTCGAATCTTTAGCAAATATATAAACTTCAAAAGATACTCCCAGTCatttgcaacaacactcaatccaaacaaacaacatttttgcaaaaatccttttcgaattcaaagattcaaaactttttaatggctatcaatggagTTTACAAATCATGTTCTTGTATCCATCTTGCACTAACAACAGAATCACTAATTTGTCACGTTCccaaatccattaaaggtcgtgatgacacctaacaccactgtcaggcaagccaacaataaaagtTTCACTTAATTATTccttttagtattttaaaatcgaaattttccttcaattaaataatcagaaataaaatttacagagtaaatgataatattttcccaATTACAATACTGAATAACTCATAAGTagcccccaaaatccggtgtcacaagtgcatgagtatcatctaggaagtaaaataaaatacaacatctgtccgaaatacaaattagataggaaaaatacaaataaccctggaggagactctgctggttgcgaaCCGTAGCATGAAATGCAGTTCGCGGCAAGTCCCCGCATCATCCGTGCCTCCGTGCCCGAAGGACCACCAGACATAAAAGtacatgcacaaaaatgtgcagcaagtgtagtatgagtacgtaaatccacgtgtacccagtaagtgtctagcctaaccctggaggagtagtgacgaggggtcgacatcaacactcactagtggtccaataatatcaggtacattaaggaggtgaacaaatatgaggcagagtaaataaataaaataaacaagtataaatacgtgtTAAAATTCTCCTCTTTACAATAGGCTCAAGCTCTCACTTAGAAAATTTTctcctcaaccggagcatatatatagatatatagtgGACCTCACCAAAATGGGTCGTTATACTTCAAATCAGGAagaactcacagatacactggcttcttttcaaatgttacgcacgatttcgtgaggatattttatagaaattctaaggcgtacgacccgatccaacataaatattaaactgtgcactgccgagggtcgaacggcacgaaccatagatgcatctattaaaccgATGaaggtcgaacggcgcgaaccatagatacatcaaataaactgccgaggcgaacaacccgatcccattagaataagaagtacataatcctgccgaggcgaacggcccgatcccattagaataaggagctttgacgggtccttgaccctactcacgaataaacgtgtgagttgtaatttcttaaacaaaaacctttcaatgaaacatatatatcACGAAAACATGTCGTAAGAGGAGTATAATTATTCAGTGACTAATTATGAACTCGTGAAGtttctacaatagcaagtctagtctcaagtagtaatgtaaaacagaggaatttaataggcgagagggtgctcaaatagtacagctatagcatgatgtgaacctaagcctacccggacaataacataaatgtagctacgtacggactctcgtcacctcgcacgTACGTAGCCCCAcgacaagtagcacacatcaatatacaacacctaggggtaattttcccctcacagagttagacatgagacttacctcgctctagagttccatagccggctcccaaacctttccaacaactcaaaccgatgcccaacgctcccaAACTAAACAATAAATGAgtaaatccataaatatatactctaatactcattataatccattttacaataattttcaactctgctcgaaaagtcgataaaaattacccttgggcccacgtgcccgaattccgaaaattttcgaagataaactttacccataacatcacgaactcaaatatataatttattctcaattccatgtccaatttcgtggtcaaaatctaaaaatataaatttttaggttttctaccaaaccCCCCCACAATTTCTagtaattttcatgtttaaatactcatacaaaccatgtatttaacttataataagtgggaatcacttaccttgtgttgcttgatgaaaatctccctttgaaactctccaaaatcaccccaaccaagtgaaaaatggaagaaaatgggccaagTCCACGTTCTTAAAGAACCCTTCTGCCCAGCGACTTCTCGCACCTGTGGTCACTTGACCGCTTTTgcgattccgcaggtgcggcaaatattccgcttctgcggagatgcCCCCAGCTGCCCGCTTCGGCTTCTGCGCctttccttccgcatctgcgccttcgcggGTGCGGATATTCCCCCGCACCTGCGCTCCTGCCCAGcatcgcttctgcgaccctcctggccgcttttgcggctccgtacctgcggccaaaacctcacaagtgcggttacaccagatgacagcagCCCCAACATTCCTCCAAGCCCAAACTAAATCCGTTTGCCATCCGTAATCCACTCGAGGCCCGTGGGACCTCAATCAATTACACCAACACGTACCGAAACACATTACGAATctagttgagccctcaaatcacatcaaacatcaccgaaatcacgaatcgcaacccaattcaagtttaatgaactttACAACTTCGAACTTCCACATTTGATgccaaaatctatcaaatcacgtctgattgacctcaaatttttgcacacaagtcacattcgacattacggacctactccaacttccccAATCAGAacccgaccccgatatcaaaaagtccactcccggtcaaacttctcaaaaccttcaattttttaactttcgccaaataaccccgaaatgacctacggacctccaaatccacattcgggcgcgctcccaataccagaaccaccatacagagttattcctagactcggaatcccaaacggacatcaatagcattgaaatgcacttcatcccaaatttatgaaaattttccaaaatgccaaccttccacaataggcgccgaaacgctctcgggtcatccgaaacccgatccggacatacacccaactccaaaatcatcatacgaacctgttggaacctttcaatcccgatttcgaggtcgtttactcaaaaatcaaatcttagtcaattcttccaacttaaagcttccgaaattagaattttcttcccaaactaactccgaacttcccgaaattcaattccgatcatacgtgcaagtcataatacctgaagtgaaactactcaaggcctaaAACCGcggaacgacgcgctagagctcaaaacgaccgatcgggtcgttacagaattcaagtaattaaaatgCTATAATCTTATTACTAGTAAAACAAAGCTTGTAGATAAGATTGGAAAAGTCTAGAGTTATAATTTCTCCAATCATCGGAATCCTCCCCGTTGCGTCTCCTATAAATTTCTCT
This window encodes:
- the LOC107821096 gene encoding E3 ubiquitin-protein ligase RMA1H1, whose product is MPITRVESDEDVSFKKRNSVTSENMASCFDCNICLDSAHDPVVTLCGHLYCWPCIYKWIQIESSTPGSEEKPKCPVCKAHVSNSSLVPLYGRGTSSLESESKKSQVNMDIPHRPQAIGTITPHNSLSPTSHVNQQFHQSSVNPPQPSFQHYRPYLPQAFGSYAAMAPSSFGGTAMTSLFSPVAGVFGEIFSARMFGSSGARLIAYPHPSPYLIPGSGSPRVRRQEMQVDKFLNRLSLFLFCCFILCLLLF